CGTCGAACTGGGCCGCCAGCTCGATAGCTTCCCCGAGCGCCGCGCTCGCGCCGGTGCTCCCGTCCGTCGGAACGAGGATGTCCTCGTACATACACGAGGGTTCGATTCGGAGCTATAAACTGGTGACGGCCGCTCCCGGTTCCCGAGGACTCACTTCTCCACGTCGAGCAGCGCGACCCGCTCGCTCACCGCGTCGGCCAGCGTCCCCTCGACCGCGTCGAGTTCCGCGTCGCTCACCTCGAAGTACTCCCGGACTCGGTCGGCGTCGTACGCCCCGAGCGTCTCCGCGGGCTCGATCCGGCCGGGACCGTCCATCCGACGGACGGCCGCAGCCGCTGCCCGTTCGGCTGCCGCGACGGCGTCGCCACCCTCTCCCTCCTCCGACGCACTGGCCGCGCCCTCGGGTTCGCCGGCGTCGACCAGGACGACCGCCGGCCGCTCGCCCTCGTCGACGCCAAGCGCCAGCGCGCGGTCGATCTGCCTGGTACCGGCGGCGTACAGCAGGATCTCGACCGCGCGGTCGCGGGCGACGTTCTCGCCGCGGGCGAGCGCCCGGTCGGCGAGTGCGACCGCCCGACGGAGGTGCGCGCGGTCGACGACGTAGCGCGCGTCGAACGCCTGGACCGTCACGTCGTGCTCGTCGCCGATCGCGCCCAGCCGAGCGACGAACGCGTCCAGGTCCTCCACGGTCGCGACCCCCTCGACCAGCTCCATCAGAAGTCACCCAGGCTCGACTGGTCCTCCTCGTCGTCCGGTTCGGTGCCCGCGGCTCCGCTCCCGTCGTCGCTCGCGCCCCCGTCGTTCTCGTCCGGGCGGGCGCTGTCGTCGGGGTCGACGCCGTCCATCGACGGGTCGCGATGGCCGGCGTTCTCCAGCACCGTCTCCGCCGTGCGCTCGCGCCCGCGGAGCGCGCCGAGGACGACGGACTTGTCGGCCTCGCGGAGGTCGGCGCGGTTCTCGATGCCCGCGTCGAACAGCCGACGGGCGCGCTTGCGGCCGACGCTCCGGACGCCCGCGAGGTCGGTCAGCTCCTCGCGGACGCCGTGTTCGGCCCGGACTCGCGCCTCGCGGATCGCCGGCGCGAGGCCGAGGCCCAGTTCACCCGCGAGCGACTCCGCCGCGCCGAGCAGCCACTGGGCGGTCTCGACTTTGCCGCGCACGTCGCCGGGACCCACGCCGTAGCGGTCGGTCACGACCTCTT
This DNA window, taken from Halosimplex litoreum, encodes the following:
- the cgi121 gene encoding KEOPS complex subunit Cgi121, which encodes MELVEGVATVEDLDAFVARLGAIGDEHDVTVQAFDARYVVDRAHLRRAVALADRALARGENVARDRAVEILLYAAGTRQIDRALALGVDEGERPAVVLVDAGEPEGAASASEEGEGGDAVAAAERAAAAAVRRMDGPGRIEPAETLGAYDADRVREYFEVSDAELDAVEGTLADAVSERVALLDVEK